One part of the Clostridium thermosuccinogenes genome encodes these proteins:
- a CDS encoding ABC transporter permease, protein MSDSIRNEISKERKEYLRKLKLRKTAILTTQIALLVLFFISWEIAANLKLIDPFITSQPSRMVKTFQNLYKGGELFQHVGITCLETIVGFLLGTITGTVIAIILWWSEFLSRVLEPYLVVLNSLPKVALGPIIIVWMGAGPGSIIVMALAISLIVTIMEVLNGFLTVDQDKIKLVQTFGANRLQILTKVVIPANFGTIINSLKINVGLSWVGVIMGEFLVSKAGLGYLIIYGGQVFQLDLVMTSVIILAIAATLMYQGVAYLEKLLVKNNGH, encoded by the coding sequence ATGTCTGATAGCATAAGAAATGAAATTTCGAAAGAAAGGAAAGAATACCTACGCAAGCTGAAATTAAGGAAAACGGCGATTTTGACTACACAAATAGCGCTTTTGGTATTGTTCTTTATTTCCTGGGAAATCGCTGCAAACTTAAAGCTCATAGATCCTTTTATAACGAGCCAGCCGTCCAGGATGGTGAAGACATTCCAAAACCTATATAAGGGAGGAGAACTGTTCCAGCATGTAGGTATAACATGCCTGGAAACCATCGTGGGTTTCCTGCTGGGAACCATTACCGGCACTGTGATTGCCATAATTTTATGGTGGTCGGAGTTCCTTTCCCGAGTCCTGGAACCATATCTGGTGGTTCTGAACAGCCTGCCGAAGGTTGCCCTGGGCCCCATCATCATTGTATGGATGGGCGCGGGGCCTGGCTCCATCATAGTTATGGCTTTGGCCATATCCCTTATCGTAACCATCATGGAGGTTTTAAACGGCTTTCTTACGGTGGATCAGGATAAGATAAAGCTGGTGCAGACCTTTGGGGCAAACCGGCTTCAGATCCTCACCAAGGTAGTGATCCCGGCCAATTTCGGAACAATAATAAATTCTCTTAAGATCAACGTAGGGTTGTCCTGGGTAGGTGTTATCATGGGAGAATTCCTGGTGTCAAAAGCCGGCCTGGGATACCTTATCATCTACGGCGGCCAGGTGTTCCAACTGGATCTGGTAATGACGAGCGTGATAATTCTGGCCATTGCAGCTACCTTGATGTATCAGGGAGTGGCTTATCTTGAAAAGCTTCTGGTAAAAAACAATGGGCATTGA
- a CDS encoding CPBP family intramembrane glutamic endopeptidase — protein MAVYFIISNYIGFVFGIFYMIKEIIVNPDVFLYGSPDAFMDTFVKNSVWFMAIAALVSFPIYAFILWLRKQNIFRVCGFSGISVKDMAITALMGISLNFVIEYLVAISSLNDLSPSVQQMFSQIFDGNSFVVILIAIGIVGPFIEEVIFRGLILNELRRNIPLTAAVIIQAVLFGAYHMNLTQGIYATLLGIILAQACIKMKSIWAPILIHMLFNSTSVVLAKLIDPYILMTYQYFILAGSVILLVFTSILAWRGKKSIVNIY, from the coding sequence ATGGCAGTATATTTTATAATCTCCAACTATATAGGATTTGTATTTGGAATATTCTACATGATAAAAGAGATTATAGTGAACCCAGATGTCTTTTTATATGGAAGTCCGGATGCGTTTATGGACACCTTTGTTAAAAACTCTGTGTGGTTTATGGCCATTGCAGCTTTGGTTTCCTTCCCGATATACGCATTCATACTGTGGCTTCGCAAGCAAAACATTTTTAGGGTTTGCGGCTTCTCCGGAATATCCGTCAAAGACATGGCAATTACAGCCTTAATGGGAATATCCCTGAACTTTGTAATAGAATATCTGGTAGCCATATCATCATTAAATGATCTTTCCCCTTCCGTACAACAGATGTTCAGCCAGATTTTTGACGGCAACAGCTTTGTTGTAATTCTCATCGCCATCGGCATCGTCGGTCCGTTTATAGAAGAAGTGATTTTCAGAGGCCTGATATTAAATGAATTAAGACGCAATATTCCCTTAACTGCCGCAGTAATAATTCAGGCAGTCCTGTTTGGAGCATACCATATGAATCTCACCCAGGGCATTTATGCAACCCTCCTCGGCATTATCCTTGCTCAGGCTTGCATCAAAATGAAGTCCATATGGGCTCCCATCCTCATTCATATGCTTTTCAACAGCACCAGCGTAGTTCTTGCAAAGCTCATCGACCCGTATATTCTGATGACCTATCAGTATTTTATACTGGCGGGCAGTGTCATTCTGCTGGTGTTTACATCCATACTCGCCTGGAGGGGCAAAAAAAGCATAGTAAACATCTATTGA
- a CDS encoding ABC transporter substrate-binding protein → MKKIIALLLVIAVGFSFVLAGCKEEGPKKVRLSEVTRSVFYAPQYVALSKGFFKEEGLEIELSTGQGADKVMTAVLSNQVDIGFSGPEAAIYVYNEGKEDYPIVFAQLTNRDGSFLVGKDPDPDFDWSHVKGKTIIGGRKGGVPNMTLEYVLKKHGIMPGTDVNVDTSIQFSVMAGAFTGTDAEYVALFEPTASLVEKEGKGYVLTSIGKDSGEISYTAYYAKKSYIDKNKDTIQKFTNAIYKGQLWVKEHTPEEVAEAIQSFFPDTDLDLLKMVTKRYKEIEAWNTDPILKKASFDLLQEVMQTAGELDETVPYEKLSDTSFAEKAIKDIK, encoded by the coding sequence ATGAAAAAAATTATTGCACTGTTGCTTGTTATTGCCGTTGGTTTCTCCTTTGTACTGGCAGGGTGCAAGGAAGAGGGACCCAAAAAGGTAAGGCTTAGTGAGGTTACACGTTCTGTGTTCTATGCGCCTCAATATGTTGCGCTGAGCAAAGGTTTCTTCAAAGAAGAGGGATTGGAGATTGAGCTTTCCACCGGGCAGGGAGCTGACAAGGTCATGACGGCTGTATTGTCCAATCAGGTGGATATAGGGTTCTCCGGTCCGGAGGCTGCAATCTACGTATACAATGAAGGCAAGGAAGACTATCCGATAGTGTTCGCACAGCTTACCAACCGGGATGGGTCTTTCCTGGTAGGTAAAGATCCGGACCCCGATTTCGACTGGTCCCATGTAAAAGGCAAAACCATAATCGGCGGAAGAAAAGGCGGAGTACCCAACATGACCCTGGAATATGTCCTGAAGAAACATGGAATAATGCCGGGGACGGATGTAAACGTTGATACAAGCATACAGTTCTCGGTCATGGCAGGAGCTTTCACCGGAACTGATGCTGAATATGTTGCCCTGTTTGAGCCTACGGCATCACTGGTGGAAAAAGAGGGCAAAGGCTATGTGCTCACTTCCATAGGCAAGGACAGTGGTGAAATATCCTACACGGCCTACTATGCGAAAAAGAGCTACATAGACAAGAACAAGGATACTATACAGAAGTTTACAAACGCCATCTACAAAGGCCAGTTATGGGTGAAGGAGCATACTCCGGAGGAAGTGGCGGAAGCGATCCAGTCCTTTTTCCCGGATACCGATCTTGATCTGCTGAAGATGGTTACAAAAAGATACAAGGAAATAGAGGCATGGAACACGGACCCGATCCTCAAGAAAGCTTCCTTTGACTTGCTGCAGGAGGTTATGCAGACGGCAGGAGAGCTGGATGAGACAGTTCCTTATGAAAAACTGTCGGATACGAGCTTTGCAGAAAAGGCTATTAAAGACATCAAATGA
- a CDS encoding M42 family metallopeptidase yields the protein MNGYIDYAVQQVINLCNIPSPTGFTKRVQNYLVEEFVNLGYKPVLTNKGSVLVDLGGNGDVLVLAAHVDTLGAMVRAIKDNGRIRISKIGGYPGNYIETENCIVHTRTGKEYSGTIQLVNPAVHVNKDVSDTKRDDSNMEVVLDEKVKSKEDVLKLEINTGDFISFDPRTVYTASGFIKSRHLDDKASAGVLIALAKYIKDTAPQLHRKVYLLFTTYEEVGHGGCSGLPDNVKEMISVDMGAVGDDLQADEFKVSICAKDSQGPYDYDITTRLIELAKKNNLNYAVDIYPYYGSDVDAALSAGYDLKHGLIGPGVSASHGYERTHREGIGNTLSLLKEYVESP from the coding sequence ATGAACGGATATATTGATTATGCAGTCCAACAAGTGATAAATCTTTGCAATATACCCAGCCCCACCGGTTTTACAAAGCGGGTGCAGAATTATCTTGTGGAAGAGTTTGTTAACCTTGGATATAAGCCTGTTTTGACCAATAAAGGCTCCGTACTTGTTGATCTCGGAGGAAACGGTGATGTCCTGGTGCTGGCTGCCCATGTGGACACTCTAGGTGCCATGGTACGGGCCATCAAGGATAATGGCCGGATCAGAATCTCAAAAATAGGCGGGTATCCAGGAAACTATATTGAAACTGAAAATTGCATAGTCCATACAAGGACTGGTAAGGAATACTCCGGAACGATACAGCTTGTAAATCCCGCAGTTCACGTAAATAAGGATGTCTCGGATACGAAAAGGGATGATTCCAACATGGAAGTGGTACTGGACGAAAAGGTGAAGTCAAAGGAAGATGTTTTGAAGCTGGAGATAAACACAGGGGATTTCATCTCCTTTGATCCAAGAACGGTGTATACCGCGAGCGGATTTATAAAAAGCAGGCATTTGGATGACAAGGCCAGTGCAGGAGTATTGATCGCCCTTGCCAAATATATAAAGGATACCGCCCCGCAATTGCACAGAAAGGTTTATCTGCTTTTCACCACCTATGAAGAGGTAGGTCATGGAGGCTGCTCCGGACTTCCGGACAATGTGAAAGAAATGATATCGGTGGATATGGGTGCTGTCGGCGACGACCTTCAAGCTGATGAATTTAAGGTCTCCATTTGCGCCAAAGACTCCCAGGGACCTTATGATTACGATATCACCACCAGACTGATTGAACTGGCAAAAAAGAACAACCTGAATTATGCGGTGGATATATATCCTTACTATGGCTCGGACGTGGATGCCGCGCTTTCTGCAGGATATGACCTGAAACATGGTTTGATAGGTCCCGGAGTGTCAGCATCCCATGGATACGAGAGAACCCACAGGGAGGGCATAGGAAATACGCTGTCTCTCTTGAAAGAATATGTGGAATCTCCCTGA
- a CDS encoding YcdB/YcdC domain-containing protein translates to MKRYVAMFLTLAMLFVSLMPMQAFAESDKGLEAAIKGVKSKIDIPEDFIFSKNYDVYTQQDGKKIWYLRWESKDDLGGSIMVSADEKGTIYSYEHYKPYNYSDRKKLPKISKDDALKAAKAFVKKVNPEAAANVKLEDENQLLYMSSDYYFTFYRTEKGFPLYENNIGITVDRDSGEVRYYYYNWNDGLVFPDSSKAIAPEAAQKAFKEKMGLKLVYKYSYDYENEKINIFPAYVPVYDSMYAIDALTGEMIQTGYYYVFAGGMGATADMALKSVAEVEQVVLSPEELEAAEEASKLISKDDAEKVARGLSVLGLTDEYKLTNAWLSRAWPNRKDFLWSLSFAKEDKDGRDYRYVNVSINAETKEIMNFYTSMPYDAKAQAKYDEDDAKAAAEKFLKEFKPDLFEQTKYEGSNGRGIVIPLAEDGKEEKPLQYSLVYTRMVNGIPFPDNSLRVGYDAVNGRIYSFDMTWFDEKFPAVKDNVTPDKAYETLFKNLGLELQYKFVYNNNNSLYEKVIYAPDYNNVEVKLVYALNTRKPWIFDPETGAILNHDGKPYEEVKVAEYSDIDGHYAEDEIKILAAYGISLDGNEFRPNDSITQKDFLTLLSKTLQDYYVPVSERGGDKETDALYSYMMRQGIVREGEKAPNAVLTREDSVKFIIRALKYDKVADIKGIYKSIFKDEDEINPDLIGYISIAQGLNIISGYDGYFNPKGELTRAQAAIIIYKYLQV, encoded by the coding sequence ATGAAAAGGTATGTTGCAATGTTTTTAACTTTGGCTATGCTTTTCGTCTCACTTATGCCGATGCAGGCTTTCGCAGAGTCTGACAAAGGCTTGGAGGCGGCCATAAAAGGTGTAAAGTCAAAGATTGACATCCCCGAGGATTTTATCTTCAGCAAGAATTATGACGTTTACACACAGCAGGATGGTAAAAAGATATGGTACCTGAGATGGGAAAGCAAGGATGATCTCGGAGGAAGCATAATGGTATCGGCTGATGAGAAGGGCACGATATATTCCTATGAGCATTATAAACCTTACAATTATTCCGATAGAAAAAAGCTTCCCAAAATCAGCAAAGATGATGCCTTAAAGGCTGCAAAAGCTTTTGTAAAAAAGGTCAATCCCGAAGCGGCTGCCAATGTTAAGTTGGAAGATGAAAACCAGCTTTTATACATGAGTTCTGATTATTATTTCACTTTTTACAGGACAGAAAAGGGATTTCCGTTATATGAAAACAATATCGGTATTACAGTAGACCGCGATAGTGGTGAAGTAAGATATTACTATTATAATTGGAATGACGGCCTGGTATTCCCGGACAGCAGCAAAGCAATAGCTCCGGAGGCTGCACAAAAAGCCTTTAAGGAAAAAATGGGCCTGAAGCTGGTATACAAATATTCTTATGACTACGAAAATGAAAAAATCAATATATTCCCTGCCTATGTTCCGGTATATGACAGCATGTATGCCATAGATGCCTTGACCGGCGAAATGATCCAGACAGGTTATTACTACGTATTTGCCGGAGGAATGGGCGCAACTGCCGACATGGCATTAAAGTCTGTTGCTGAAGTAGAACAAGTAGTTCTCAGCCCTGAGGAGCTGGAAGCAGCGGAAGAAGCCTCCAAGCTGATAAGCAAGGATGATGCTGAAAAGGTTGCAAGAGGATTATCCGTACTGGGCCTTACCGATGAATATAAGCTCACAAATGCATGGCTTTCAAGGGCTTGGCCGAACAGGAAAGATTTCCTGTGGAGTCTCAGCTTTGCAAAAGAAGACAAGGATGGCAGAGATTACAGATATGTCAATGTAAGCATAAATGCGGAAACAAAAGAAATAATGAACTTCTATACAAGCATGCCTTATGATGCAAAAGCGCAGGCCAAGTATGATGAGGATGATGCAAAAGCTGCTGCGGAGAAATTCCTTAAGGAGTTTAAGCCGGATCTGTTTGAGCAGACAAAATATGAAGGATCAAACGGCAGAGGCATAGTCATACCATTGGCTGAAGACGGAAAAGAAGAAAAACCCCTTCAGTATAGCCTGGTATATACGAGAATGGTGAACGGCATACCCTTCCCGGACAATTCACTCAGGGTTGGATATGACGCTGTGAACGGCCGGATATACAGCTTTGATATGACATGGTTTGATGAGAAATTCCCTGCCGTAAAAGATAATGTTACTCCTGATAAAGCTTATGAAACATTATTTAAGAATCTGGGCTTGGAGCTCCAATATAAGTTCGTCTATAATAATAACAATAGCCTGTATGAAAAAGTAATCTATGCTCCGGATTATAACAATGTGGAAGTGAAGCTGGTCTATGCCTTGAATACGAGGAAACCTTGGATATTCGATCCTGAAACCGGAGCAATATTGAATCACGACGGTAAACCGTATGAAGAGGTGAAGGTCGCAGAATACAGCGATATAGACGGGCATTATGCCGAAGATGAGATAAAAATTCTCGCAGCCTATGGAATTTCCCTCGATGGAAATGAATTCAGGCCTAATGACAGCATAACCCAGAAAGATTTCCTTACCCTTTTATCCAAAACCCTGCAGGATTACTATGTACCCGTATCTGAAAGGGGCGGCGATAAGGAAACGGATGCCCTGTACTCTTATATGATGAGACAAGGCATAGTAAGAGAAGGAGAGAAGGCTCCGAATGCGGTTTTAACCAGAGAAGACAGTGTTAAATTCATCATCAGGGCATTGAAATATGATAAGGTTGCAGACATTAAAGGCATTTACAAGAGCATATTCAAGGACGAGGATGAAATCAATCCTGATCTCATAGGATATATATCCATCGCTCAAGGCTTGAATATTATCAGCGGATATGACGGATATTTCAATCCCAAGGGCGAACTCACCCGTGCCCAGGCTGCAATTATCATATACAAATACCTTCAGGTATAA
- a CDS encoding ABC transporter ATP-binding protein, with protein sequence MFVNCLQEVFALEYIVEINGLGMKYQSLNGEINAIENIDLSVKKGEFISIVGPSGCGKSTLLSIICGLLTPTSGHVLINGKSLRGPSSDVGYMPQKDHLFDWRTILQNVLLGLEIRKIMTDENKQYALNLLKTYGLYEFKDKYPYQLSGGMRQRAALIRTLATKPEILLLDEAFSALDYQTRLAVTDDIYKIIKKENKTAILVTHDISESISMADRVIVLTSRPARVKNIHEIKFDCENRSPLSCREAPEFRYYFNAIWKELDIHV encoded by the coding sequence ATGTTCGTCAATTGTTTGCAGGAGGTGTTTGCGCTGGAATACATAGTTGAAATCAACGGCCTTGGAATGAAGTACCAGTCTTTGAACGGCGAAATCAATGCAATTGAAAATATCGACCTATCCGTAAAAAAGGGTGAGTTTATCAGCATTGTCGGCCCCAGCGGGTGCGGCAAATCTACGCTCTTGTCAATAATATGCGGGCTTCTTACGCCCACATCCGGACATGTACTGATAAACGGCAAGAGTCTGAGGGGCCCTTCCAGCGATGTGGGATACATGCCGCAGAAGGACCATCTTTTTGACTGGAGGACCATACTTCAGAATGTCCTTCTGGGGCTTGAGATCAGAAAGATAATGACGGATGAAAACAAGCAATATGCCCTGAACCTGTTAAAAACATACGGGCTTTATGAATTTAAGGACAAATATCCTTATCAGCTGTCGGGAGGGATGCGGCAAAGGGCTGCGCTGATAAGAACCCTGGCTACAAAACCCGAAATACTGCTACTGGATGAGGCATTCTCCGCACTGGATTACCAGACCAGGCTTGCGGTTACCGACGATATATACAAGATTATAAAAAAGGAGAACAAGACAGCTATTCTTGTAACCCATGATATTTCAGAGAGCATAAGCATGGCTGATAGGGTGATCGTCCTTACCAGTAGGCCCGCCAGAGTTAAAAATATACACGAGATAAAGTTCGACTGTGAAAATAGGAGTCCACTGTCCTGCAGGGAAGCTCCTGAGTTCAGGTACTACTTCAATGCTATATGGAAGGAGCTGGATATACATGTCTGA